Below is a genomic region from Triticum dicoccoides isolate Atlit2015 ecotype Zavitan chromosome 5A, WEW_v2.0, whole genome shotgun sequence.
CTACGAAACCACCTAGAGCGTAACCGTTGACTATACAAACCATCCACCTCACCTCGTACGACCCTCTCCACTCTTATTTTGGCCCAACTTAGATGCTACTACATGGGATCCTCATTGTTAACTGATGAAGCCTTGTCAGCGATGGATCCCACGTGATTTCAATACTCCCTTTTGTCATTAGCAAGTTCACCAGTTCACCACTTGACATGTTGCACNNNNNNNNNNNNNNNNNNNNNNNNNNNNNNNNNNNNNNNNNNNNNNNNNNNNNNNNNNNNNNNNNNNNNNNNNNNNNNNNNNNNNNNNNNNNNNNNNNNNNNNNNNTTATTATTATTAAAACAAGTGCATGTATGTCCGGTGTGTTTGTATTATCCCCATAAAGTTGGCTATTAGGAGAGTTTTAGTTTCCTCAAAAACTGCCCAAGCAAGTCCTTATGACATTAATAATGTTATAAGAGTCAGGATCTAATTTTACATCTCTGCTTGTAAGTACCAGATCCATCTCTTATGTCCTTGCTAAGTCAATTATTTCCTTTATTCTAAACTCATCTGAGGAATTTTCTTGTGATTTTACATTTCTTCTTTGTGGTGATCACAGTTTATTtcattttctactagtgtttacTACAAAGTATGCATTGTTTGGTTTATGGGGCACGAGTTTCTGTATATGATGCCTTGGGTGCTTACTTTTTTGGTTCTTGCCTGTTGACAGTCGAGGCAGAAGGCACAAGGAGATCTGCAAAAGTTCGAAAGTGAAGTAAGTATTTAAAACCTTACATTGTGGCATCCACCCTTCCTCTTAAAAATACAGTGTCATGCACCCAATATTTGTCTGTCAGTGCACAAGTCTGTTGCTATTGTCTCCAATTAGTAGAAATTTTTACTGAAAAGGATGTATGATTGTCACTCCTTTTAGTTTGGGTTCTTGCATTTCAAGTCTTCTTTTTTTCCCCACACATTTATCATACCTGTGCTTGACTATTTGTTCACACTCTAGCTTGCGAAGCTCAGTGACATTCTTGGAATACCAGAGTCTCAACTAAAGTTCATACCTGAAGCTTGGTCACAGGTTAAATATCTTATAATGCCCATAAACTGGCTCTATACTTTTAACATAGCCTTCCTTTTTCTGACACGTCTGCCCTACCATCCTTCACTATGACAGATTGTAGAATGCAGACAAGTGCTGCAATGGACATATGCTTATGGGTATTATCTCGATGATAAAGCCAAGAATGATTTTTTTGTGTACCTCCAAGGTAGAAGGTTTTAAGCTTGCAGCTTAAGGTTTATCGCATGATTGACATAGCCATACATCTGGAAATTTTGTAGGTGAAGCTGAGTCTGGTTTGGAGCGCCTCCATAAATGTGCGGAGAAGGACATACATGCAATTTTACCTAAAGCTGGTGAAACTGAACCTCTTCCTTCATTACAAGACTTCAATGAATTTCGTGTGAAACTTGCTGGTCTAACAAGGTATTGCGGGGATGTCTCTGATTACCACTGACATTTGCAGTTATATACAGTATTTTTCTTGTGTGTGTGACCAAGTTACTAACTTGTGCTAGTTTAGCCTCTCTTGCTCCCTCTGTTTATCCTGTCAAAGGTCCTTATTTACCTGACTTTTGGCCATTCTTTTTCTTCTCAATTTGAACTTTATGGTGATGATTTTTGGACCATTCCGAGCGAAGATCCATATGGGCGTCATGTGATGTTGTAGGAGTTATGTGGCCCGCATAGCATTTTCAGTGGATGTTAGGTCAATCATGCTCCTCCATTTATAACCGTGTTCTCATTTGGCTGAAGTTGTATGCATTATGCCATGCATAATTGTACCAAAATCTTGTGTAGCCTCACTGTGCCCTCCAAATACTGAATTTGACTTACCATTCTGTACTGCACGAGTCTCGTATCAATGAATATGTTAACTAAGCTAATTTTAAAGAGCAGTGGCTAAGCTGAAACTTTTTTTGTTACAGCGTAACCCGCAACTACTTTGAGAACCTTGTTCAAGCACTGGAAGCAGGGCTGGAGGACGTGCGTGTTACGGGCGGCCAGTCGACTTCGAAGAAGAAAGCCCGCACCGCCTCCAAGAGGAAACCATCGGCCAAAGGCAAGTCAGGCAGGAATAAGAAGGCGAGAATAACCATCTCTTAACATTCAGGTTGGGGTTGGCCCTGTGAGCGCTGCTGCGCCCTCAGTCGACCCATCTTCGCAGATATCATCTGCGATGGTCCGGGGGTAGAGGTAGTCAGTTAGGGGGCCCTCGCCAAAATTTGTATAGCGAGTCTGGATGCTTGTTCTGCCCAGGCATTCTGGTGGCATGGACGTGAAGCGCTGTACATATCCTGTCATTTAGCTGGATATAGAGTGCGTacttgtttttcctttttcttttaccgTGTCTAATCGCGATATGGTGGTAAATATGATACAAGGTATAGAGAGTGAATTTGGCGTGACAAAACTCACTGTTTTGGTAGCAGCTACGCATTTTTGTGTGACAGCCTCCCATCTCTTTTGTTTCTGAAAGTTGGGGTGAGGGTGGTTTGAATTTGTTCTCTCTTTTGTCTATGTCGGGAAGGGGGCAGTACAGCGACAATAAGAGGGAGGCGATAGACTGATAGTGTATGGTGGAGCTAAGCTGCTGATGTCTTTGCCTGATGTGTAAGACCTACCGTTAGACATTTGACATGTGAAATTTGAGTACTGTCCCGTGAAGACAAGATCATGAGTACTAGTACCCAACATATATGATCGTGGTgatttttttttttcattttcgtgTGCGTTGCGGTTGAAAAATATGTATGTAAGACTCTGTTAGCCATATCTCAGTTGCTTGAGAAATTTGTCATGTCAGTCGGTTCTTGCGTGGAGGAGAGCAACGCAACCCGAGGCTGGGGAGGCCGAGCCATGACCTAACGACGTTGTGGCTCGGCTGAAGGAAGATGAAGGCTAGCCGTTGGATTGAGAAAATTGAGAGAAATCAATTTTTTTGGTTAGTTAATAATAAGCAGTTGGCCCTATGTAACGGTGGAACcagagaaagaccaagaaacaATGCTCTTGCGTTCTTTTGGACGGCACATTACATGACTATAAGTTGTTTATCAGTTCAACCGAAACTTGCTTGTCCATTTTTATGTTATATCTTGCTCTTCTCCTTGGCCAACTAGTATCGGTTCGCACTAAGCTATCGGGATTCTTATTTTACAGTTGGTATAACCCACCCGATCTCCTTGTAAGTCTCCGCTCTCCGGTCCAGATTCCGATCACCATCACCATCGGCCGATCGGCATGGCCGCTGGCGACGGCGAGCAGGAGCCGGCGGTGCAGCAGCGCCCGCAGCTGCAGTCGAAGAACGTGTGCGTCGTGGGGGGCGGCATGGCAGGCCTGGCGGCGGCGCGCGAGCTGCGGCGAGAGGGCCACGCGGTCACCGTCATGGAGCAGAGCGGCGACGTCGGCGGGCAGTGGCTGTACGACCCGGCGCCCACCCGCGGCCTCGTGCCCAGCGCCAGCAGCGCGTACGCGTCCCTCCGCCTCCGCACCCCGCGGGAGGCCATGGGCTTCTCCGACTTCCAGCTCCTTCCCAGGGACGGCGCCGGCCGCGACCCGCGCCGCTTCCCCGGCCACCGCGAGGTGCACTGCTACCTCCGGGACTTCTGCGCCGCGTTCGGGCTCATGGACGCCGTCAGGCTCAACACCCGGGTCGTCCGCGTCGCTCCGACGTCGACGGCGACGCGTCAGTGGGCGGTGAGGTCCGTGCGGCGCCTTGGCGGCCCGGAGGATGGTGCgcgggcagaggaggaggaggaggaggcagtgttTGACGCGGTGGTCGTGGCCACCGGTCAGTACTCGCATCCGGTGCTCCCCAGCGGCATCGAGGGAGCGGGGGAATGGAGGCGCCGGCAGCTGCACAGCCACTTGTACAGGACGCCGGAGCCGTTCCGCGGCGAGGCGGTGGTGGTGGTCGGCTGCGGGGACAGCGGCACGGACATCGCGCTGGACCTCCGCCGCGTCGCCAGGGTGGTGCACCTCGCCGCCGGCTCCGAGGCCTCCACGCCGGCCGTGTCGAGGATGGTGGCCAACCACGGCGACGTGCTACGCCTCCACCCGCGGGCACGCCGGCTGCACGCCGACGGTCGCGTGTCGTTCGACGACGGCTCCTCCGTCGTCGCCGACACGGTGATCTACTGCACGGGGTACGGCTACTCGTTCCCGTTCCTGGACACGGGCGGGGCGGTCGCCGTGGGCGACGGCGGCTGCGTGGTCGGGCCGCTGTTCGAGCACGTGTTCCCGCCGTCCCTGGCGCCGTCGCTCTCCTTCGTGGGCGTGCCGAGGAAGGTCCTGGTGCCGTGGTTCGTCGAGGCGCAGGCGAGGTGGGTCGCGCAGGCGCTGTCCGGCCGCCGCGCGCTGCCGCCGGAGGCGGAGATGGTGCGGGCCGTGGAGGAGCACCTCCGCGCCAGGGAGGCCGCCGGCGTGCCGAGGAAACACGCCCACCACCACATCAACGGCATTGACGTAAGAACTGAACAGTACATAGACATTGATCGCTGATTACGTTTGACATTATCCATTTGCGTTGGATCAGAAAATGATCGAGTTCATGGAGGAGCACGGCGGCCTGACGCCGATGGAGGAGTGGAAGGAGGAGCTGCTCCTGTCGAGCGTGGCGAGCATGTGCGACGACCTGGAGACCTTCCGCGACCGCGCCGACGACGGCGAGAGCGTCCGGAAGGGCCTGCAGGGATGGCGCGGCGGCTTAGCTGCTCAGGCTCAACACGAAGCCATGGATGCTGCTGCTGAAGCTGAAGCTGATGGGTTGGCCATGGATGATTAATAAGCTCCCGTTTAACTGAATTGAACTGCACAAGAGGTTCTGTGGGAGATTCAGTTTAATTCCCTTCGTTTCAataaaaatgcaaaaacaaatggtGGTGACAAAGAAATATGGCGGCGCTGGTCACCATGCACCCGTCCGATTAATCGATCTGCAACCGTCAGATCTGCCCCGtcccttcccttcttcctctcataCCGTTCTGCACGCGCAAAGCATCCCCCCCTCCCCCGACTCGCAACAAAAAAGCTCGCCGCCGACGCTCATCGCTACCAAATCACGGAAAAAGGCGTAGCagttttctttcctttcttttttctcaaaaaggttaaagaccataTATTAAAGTCGATTAGCTCTCACAAGACCATCATTATAGAAATTAAAAAATACACACGGTCGTTGGAAAAACCGAGCCCCCGTCGGTCAGTCAATGACAACTACAGTAGTAGTATCAAGTAAAGGTTTTGACAGGATACCCAAAACAGGTTCCATATTGTATTGtttaggccttctttggttcataggataggaattttatagaaaGAGAAAAATCACAGAAAGTGAGATGACATGCCTATAGAGAAAAAGAcatcatttgatgcataggataggattttttttcattgagtctaggctaatgttttttttcTCCAAAacatgaaggattgattcctatactACATAAAAATAGAAATCCATTCCTACAAATCAAAGGACTTGAaagaaatatttttttataaatcctatcctatagaatttCTACATGCCGGAACCGCCGCCCCGAGGATCACTGCACTCTCAatcaaggaaagaaaaacagaaaagataAACAAGACAAAACATCAGGTGCACACACGAGGCAAGAAAGAAAACACCGCCCAGACTGGTCGCCGAATCAATCAAGGGAAGCAACCCAAAGGGGTGACCTGAGAACACAATCGCATGCGATCCGAAGCACCTGACAAAGGAGCCCGCGCTTGTGTTCTCAGTGGCACTCCTCTGGATCGGCTTCTCTTCATTAGCACATCCAGCAATCTATCGGGGCGTCGGCGGGCTTGAAAACTGAGATGCGTGTACATGCGAGCGCGAGATTCAGAAGAATTCGCACGCAAGCACGCGGGGGAGGTAATGATAGATAGGACGCTGTGACCTGTGAGGCTTGGAGTGCCATAGTGTTGACATCTTGGCaacacccctcccctcccctcctctcgtGTTGTTGTTTGACCCCATCATGCGGACATCCAGATCCAGTACGTGCCACTGGTTGGAAGAAAAAAACACATTTGCCACGTCCCGGTAGACATGGGCTAGGATGAATACGCATGGAGGCCTGACACGAAAAGACCAACTCTTGGACATGGCCGGGCCAGCAAAATTAGGGGCCCAATGCCAAACTCAAACAACCGGGCCTAGCATTAGGGCACATACAATGCGGGGAGCAACTAGCATTAGGTcgtacccctcaaaaaaaaaaaaaaactagcatTAGGTCGTGCTAGCAATGATGAAGCACATAGTCTAGCCAAATATTCACTCTCGTTGGGTCTAAGACGtcatgtttggtttggccaacctcACGATCCGAATTGTATCCCTGTGGTTTTTTATCAATAAAATAGGGTTTATCCCTaaaaaagactaacgaacgagtATTCTTAAAAAAAACACTAACGAACGAGTACTTGTTTGGGAGCCCCGAAAGAGTCACATGTGGGGGCTGAGAGCACGCCACTTGGCCCGCTTTTAGCCGCCGCCACATGTCACGCTCTAGGCGTTTCCTTCATTTTTTTATTATCCTGCATctgtttttggctttttaaatgTTTTTGGCTTTTCACTGGTCTTTCCTAGTTTTTAGACAAAACAATTGTGCGAAAAATACGTTTTTTCCTTACGCGAGAGGTACaaatttgctttcgcgagaggcacggccgtgcctatcGCAAGCGGAAAAAAGTGTTTGCCTTTTCTATTACTTCCGCAAGAGACGCGACAgtgcctctcagaaacgaaaaaaacgtgttttttccctttttttttcttccgcgagagccaCGGATTTGTTTCCGCAAGATGCCCGGATTTGCTTTCATGAGAGGtacggtcgtgcctctcgaaaacggaaaaaatgtttttttttctttcattaGAGGCACAGATTTACATCTCGTGAAGGCACGGATTTGCTTATGCGAGAGGAACGGTCGTGCCTCtccgaaaagaaaaaaaatagcgttttctattttttcttccgcgagaggtatGGGTTTACTTCTTGTGAAGGCATAGATTTGCTTACGTGAGAGGTATGGTCGTCTCTTttgaaaaggaaaaaaacatgctccgggCTCGGTTTTTTCGTTtgtttttttttttgtgaaaaaaaaatcatcaaaacctattaacatgtgatctagttttgaagattatCGACGGGAAGAATCCAACGGCTAAATAGGCAAAACGGGTTGTGCTTGGTTCTCTGCTAGATGAGCCACGAAAAATCGTTGGAGCTAGGCTTCCTCCCACATCGAACGTTTTCATTCGATTCGTTCGATAGTTCCCGGCGAACGATTCGTCTGATCTTGAAGCTCCCAGACCGAATGTTCGGGTGTTATTAGGGTCCAATTAAGAACAGCACGCCTAGTTCAGTGCTACATACTCCAAATGCTTTCCTCTTGAGCTTGTTCATGAATGTGAATTGCTTAAGCCTGGATCGAACATTGGACAAGCTCCCTGGGCAACACATTCAGGCCTTATCGGCGTTCTTGAGCCTCAGATGCTCTGTAAAAACCCAAACAAAGTTGGGTGCTGCTCCGCGTCGGTCggcggatctttttaaaagatctacCGTCCCGAGAGTCGTTGGACTTGATGGATTGAGTGATCTAGCGTCACTTTTTATTATTGCAACGTAGGTCGTGTTGCGAGAAATTTCTGCAACACGAGTCATGTT
It encodes:
- the LOC119302282 gene encoding flavin-containing monooxygenase FMO GS-OX-like 8 isoform X1, yielding MAAGDGEQEPAVQQRPQLQSKNVCVVGGGMAGLAAARELRREGHAVTVMEQSGDVGGQWLYDPAPTRGLVPSASSAYASLRLRTPREAMGFSDFQLLPRDGAGRDPRRFPGHREVHCYLRDFCAAFGLMDAVRLNTRVVRVAPTSTATRQWAVRSVRRLGGPEDGARAEEEEEEAVFDAVVVATGQYSHPVLPSGIEGAGEWRRRQLHSHLYRTPEPFRGEAVVVVGCGDSGTDIALDLRRVARVVHLAAGSEASTPAVSRMVANHGDVLRLHPRARRLHADGRVSFDDGSSVVADTVIYCTGYGYSFPFLDTGGAVAVGDGGCVVGPLFEHVFPPSLAPSLSFVGVPRKVLVPWFVEAQARWVAQALSGRRALPPEAEMVRAVEEHLRAREAAGVPRKHAHHHINGIDKMIEFMEEHGGLTPMEEWKEELLLSSVASMCDDLETFRDRADDGESVRKGLQGWRGGLAAQAQHEAMDAAAEAEADGLAMDD